A portion of the Apus apus isolate bApuApu2 chromosome 3, bApuApu2.pri.cur, whole genome shotgun sequence genome contains these proteins:
- the TTC32 gene encoding tetratricopeptide repeat protein 32, with amino-acid sequence MEPEALLAAAGRLLAAGRLPAAEQLYSRFIARCPAGAGLPLATALNNRGHSRYLRVEFAAAMEDYAAAIRCQPAFAVPYYNRGLVLYRLGCFDEAMKDFRKALELNPQFEDAALSLKQAILDKEEKQKRGY; translated from the exons ATGGAGCCCGAGGCGCTgctggcggcggcggggcggctgcTGGCGGCGGGGCGGCTGCCGGCGGCCGAGCAGCTCTACAGCCGCTTCATCGCCCGCTGCCCCGCAGG CGCCGGGCTGCCGCTCGCCACCGCGCTCAACAACCGCGGGCACAGCCGGTACCTGCGCGTGGAGTTCGCCGCCGCCATGGAGGATTACGCGGCCGCCATCCGCTGCCAGCCCGCCTTCGCCGTGCCCTACTACAACCGCGGCCTGGTGCTCTACCGGCTGG GATGCTTCGATGAGGCCATGAAAGATTTCAGGAAAGCATTAGAGTTAAACCCCCAGTTCGAAGATGCTGCACTGAGTCTGAAGCAGGCTATTCttgacaaagaagaaaaacaaaagcgAGGTTACTGA